From the genome of Sphingobacterium kitahiroshimense, one region includes:
- a CDS encoding AraC family transcriptional regulator has product MILREVTPLSEEDCFMVFAREKCNFDFPIHVHSEYELNFIENAAGAQRIVGDSIEEIDHLELTLIANSNLEHGWFDHNCKSEKISEITIQFQPDLLSETLLNKNQFRSIRQLFEKAAYGVTFSKTTIIAVRDEIKKLITEKDGFYSVVGLYDILHILSQDEHMRELSSRSFHSSIGRQDSRRVEKILIYLSKNYQKDVSLNEAADLIGMTEVSLSRFLKQRTGRTFIDTLNDIRLGHACRMLIDTTHSIAEIALLSGFNNLSNFNRIFMKKRSSTPTVFRDKYKNSKFYL; this is encoded by the coding sequence ATGATATTGCGTGAAGTGACTCCTTTATCCGAAGAAGATTGTTTTATGGTATTCGCCAGAGAAAAGTGTAATTTTGATTTTCCAATACATGTGCATTCCGAATACGAACTCAATTTTATAGAGAATGCCGCTGGAGCACAGCGTATTGTTGGAGACAGTATTGAAGAGATAGATCATCTGGAGCTGACTTTAATTGCCAATTCTAATCTTGAACATGGTTGGTTTGACCACAACTGCAAATCAGAAAAAATTTCAGAAATTACCATTCAATTTCAGCCCGATCTATTGAGCGAAACTTTGCTCAATAAAAATCAGTTTCGCTCCATTAGGCAACTGTTTGAAAAAGCGGCTTATGGGGTTACCTTTAGTAAAACGACCATCATTGCTGTACGGGATGAAATTAAAAAGCTGATTACCGAGAAAGACGGTTTCTATTCGGTAGTTGGCCTTTATGATATTCTGCATATCTTGTCGCAAGATGAGCATATGCGAGAATTGAGTAGTCGTTCATTTCATAGCAGCATAGGGAGGCAAGACAGTAGACGTGTAGAAAAGATATTGATATATCTTTCTAAAAACTACCAGAAAGATGTATCCCTGAATGAGGCCGCAGACCTGATCGGTATGACCGAAGTATCCTTAAGCAGATTTTTAAAGCAGCGTACAGGAAGGACTTTTATAGATACACTAAATGATATAAGGCTTGGGCATGCCTGCCGGATGCTGATCGATACCACGCATAGTATAGCAGAGATAGCGCTTCTTTCGGGTTTTAACAACCTCTCTAATTTTAATCGGATTTTTATGAAAAAGAGATCTTCAACACCAACAGTTTTCAGAGATAAGTATAAAAACTCAAAATTCTATTTATAA
- a CDS encoding acetylxylan esterase, with protein MNIYSRIAVGILLAGTSLLQSCHVKRHTSAVFDFGADWKFHAGEGLDSNWSKKDYQDKYWKDVISNKTLVEQGQSLQQGFGWYRKTLKFSNQAQRNIRKAEGVVLDLGKFAACEEVYVNGTLIGKTGEFPNNFAGYFDHERTYFVPIKYLDLDKENSIAIKFFDGWSSAGGFLNGAIMKVQPASTADKLILNVNVRDDDYVFLGTDSIAIAPAIVNKGKEAVKAYLNITLTTDDGQLVNTQQVNVAIPGNGSLNAGVFGLKNPKPGFYQYKVSLQLDNGQKLEQQCNVGYEPEKISSPNDARADFDEFWKANKQALAAIEPDYQLILLPEQSRLDYDMYQVSMRSLDNELIMGYYAKPKKSGKHPVIVEYMGYGSKPYFPNQSWDGFAYFVLSIRGQALNEKTNRFGTWFTHGIFSQDEYYYKGAFMDVVRALDFVSSRTELDANRIAVRGSSQGGALSVVAASLDTRVKALAIGIPFLSDYKDYFKIAPWPKSDVDNYLKQHTDISLDQVYKTLSYFDIKNLASRIRVPLIMGIGMQDHVCPPHINFAAYNQVQSEKSWIAFPKYGHSTGNEFHVAGLDLFRRILSVEKPD; from the coding sequence ATGAATATATATAGTAGGATTGCAGTAGGTATCTTATTGGCAGGGACTTCTCTGTTGCAAAGCTGCCACGTAAAGAGGCATACAAGTGCTGTTTTTGATTTTGGTGCCGATTGGAAATTTCACGCAGGCGAAGGTCTGGACAGCAACTGGAGTAAGAAGGACTATCAGGATAAGTACTGGAAGGATGTCATATCCAATAAAACACTGGTAGAGCAGGGCCAATCGCTGCAGCAGGGATTTGGATGGTATCGCAAGACATTGAAGTTCTCGAATCAAGCACAACGTAACATCAGGAAAGCAGAGGGAGTTGTGCTTGATCTGGGTAAATTTGCCGCTTGTGAAGAAGTTTATGTGAATGGAACACTGATCGGTAAAACAGGTGAGTTTCCTAACAATTTTGCGGGATATTTTGATCATGAACGTACCTATTTCGTACCTATCAAATATCTTGACCTCGATAAAGAAAATAGTATAGCAATCAAGTTTTTCGACGGATGGAGCAGCGCAGGAGGCTTTTTAAATGGTGCTATCATGAAAGTTCAACCTGCGTCCACTGCTGATAAGTTGATCTTGAATGTAAATGTTCGCGATGATGATTATGTCTTTCTCGGAACTGACAGTATTGCAATAGCGCCGGCTATCGTCAATAAAGGAAAGGAGGCTGTCAAAGCATATCTAAATATTACTTTGACGACCGATGATGGGCAGCTTGTCAATACACAGCAGGTAAATGTCGCTATTCCTGGAAATGGATCGTTGAATGCCGGTGTATTTGGGTTAAAAAATCCGAAGCCAGGGTTCTATCAATATAAGGTGAGCCTGCAGCTGGATAATGGACAAAAATTGGAACAACAATGTAACGTTGGCTATGAGCCCGAAAAGATCAGTTCTCCGAATGATGCCCGAGCTGATTTTGATGAATTTTGGAAAGCGAACAAACAAGCGCTGGCAGCAATAGAGCCAGATTATCAGTTGATATTACTCCCTGAACAGTCAAGATTGGATTATGATATGTATCAGGTTTCTATGCGTTCATTGGACAATGAGCTGATTATGGGATACTATGCCAAGCCGAAAAAATCTGGAAAACACCCTGTTATTGTCGAGTATATGGGCTATGGTTCGAAACCCTATTTTCCAAACCAAAGCTGGGATGGCTTCGCTTATTTTGTACTGTCTATCCGTGGACAGGCACTTAATGAAAAGACAAACCGTTTTGGGACCTGGTTTACACATGGTATTTTTAGCCAAGATGAATACTATTACAAAGGAGCTTTTATGGATGTAGTGCGAGCACTTGATTTTGTAAGTTCCAGAACTGAGTTGGATGCAAACCGTATTGCCGTACGTGGATCGAGTCAGGGCGGAGCTTTATCGGTAGTAGCGGCTTCACTGGATACGAGAGTAAAGGCTCTGGCGATAGGAATTCCTTTTTTGTCGGATTATAAAGATTATTTTAAGATTGCTCCTTGGCCAAAATCTGATGTAGATAATTATCTGAAACAACATACTGATATCAGTTTGGATCAAGTGTATAAAACGTTGTCTTATTTTGATATTAAAAATTTAGCATCACGTATTCGCGTACCATTGATCATGGGTATCGGCATGCAGGATCATGTATGCCCACCACATATCAACTTTGCAGCTTACAATCAAGTGCAATCAGAAAAATCCTGGATAGCATTTCCAAAATATGGACACAGTACTGGTAATGAATTTCATGTTGCCGGCCTTGATTTATTCAGACGAATTCTTTCCGTGGAAAAACCAGATTAA
- a CDS encoding SusC/RagA family TonB-linked outer membrane protein encodes MMNKIFYACLVAGFTPMITFAQKFQVSGTVTNQQTNLAIVGATVRNGAGQTTLTDEKGSFKLNTTIGDNLYVSFLGMETRVLKVNDQQVLRVVLKPKQDVLDEVVVVGYGKVKKRDLSGAVSQVKASEILAGNPAPSINQALQGRMAGVTVNQNDGAPGAGISINIRGTNSFSTNSQPLYIVDGIPYDMASMPSSTANENNNQTANALASINPNDIESIEVLKDASATAIYGSRGANGVVIITTKRGENGNEKVELNANFGLATRGRKVKMLGPYEYANYINEQAINSKYYDGLGYQILPYPGSWSYQTVNGEPITSSGKYQPAPEDFLNQGVRTDQYGNQTLVQGADWQDEIYQNGFTQEYNLSVSGGSEKGWHMFSGNFLNQSGIIKKSDYQRVALRTNIGRKVRSWLELGANINYTNGLTNFAKSNAYDYGIIRSALIFPVTYGPDMNTIESDQLNWLASNPGVYVNTAKDQLKANNIFSSSYASVKLLPFLTFRQNFGFSYSNNNRNTYYNRNTQEGRSPINGSGGQSDNWYQSLTTESLLTFDKTISQHHTINVVTGFTYEQANYAAKAITATNFPNDITGEFDMAAGLNPGPLVSSRGRTQLASVLARANYSYKGKYIATASFRRDGSSRLTMGQQFANFLSGALAWRLSDEQVIKDLGIFSDLKLRASYGRTGNQGVNAYQTKAYLGVANYPLGGALSSGFAEVDWRGALNKDLKWETTDQYNLGLDLAVLNNRIQFTIDAYYKKTNDLLQNVNIASSNGMKTQWVNSGYVTNKGIELTGKFAAMDKENFKWNIDANISFNRNAIGGLTADRFSERLWYNADNIFIQRNGMPIGTMFGYVEDGFYDNEAEVRTDPTYANASAAVVQSKIGEIKYRDLNGDGELTASDRTIIGNTNPDFVFGITNNFKYKNFTLGFFWQGSIGNDIFNGNLIDMKMANIGNITEDIYNSRWTEENRGNALWPKAVATYNRTMLTSDRYVENGSYVRLKNVNLGYTFKSPFKGLNALYVYASANNLLTITDYSWFDPDVNAFGGDASRKGVDIYSYPSSRTFSIGLKADF; translated from the coding sequence ATGATGAATAAAATCTTTTATGCATGTCTGGTTGCGGGGTTTACACCTATGATTACTTTTGCACAAAAGTTTCAGGTGTCGGGGACTGTCACAAACCAGCAAACCAATTTAGCCATAGTCGGAGCTACGGTGCGCAATGGCGCTGGCCAAACGACGCTGACCGATGAAAAGGGTAGTTTCAAGCTGAATACAACGATAGGCGACAATCTCTATGTTTCATTCTTGGGTATGGAAACTCGTGTGCTGAAAGTTAATGATCAGCAAGTACTTCGTGTTGTATTAAAACCAAAGCAGGATGTGCTGGACGAAGTCGTGGTTGTAGGCTATGGTAAAGTCAAAAAAAGGGATCTTTCAGGTGCTGTAAGCCAAGTAAAGGCCTCGGAAATATTAGCTGGCAATCCTGCGCCGAGTATCAATCAAGCACTACAGGGCCGAATGGCCGGAGTAACTGTCAATCAAAATGATGGGGCACCAGGAGCCGGGATCTCCATCAATATACGCGGAACAAACTCTTTCTCGACCAATTCTCAACCACTCTATATTGTGGATGGTATACCCTACGATATGGCATCCATGCCCAGTAGTACTGCCAATGAAAATAACAACCAGACAGCCAATGCTTTGGCTTCAATCAATCCAAATGATATCGAATCGATAGAAGTGCTCAAAGATGCATCGGCAACTGCAATATACGGATCGAGGGGAGCAAATGGTGTTGTAATTATTACCACAAAACGTGGCGAAAATGGTAATGAAAAAGTTGAACTGAATGCAAATTTTGGACTTGCAACGCGGGGAAGAAAAGTAAAGATGCTCGGCCCATATGAATATGCTAATTATATCAATGAGCAAGCAATTAACAGTAAGTATTATGATGGATTAGGGTATCAGATATTACCTTATCCAGGCAGTTGGTCTTATCAGACAGTAAATGGTGAGCCTATTACTTCATCTGGTAAATATCAACCTGCTCCCGAAGATTTTCTCAATCAAGGTGTGCGCACGGACCAATATGGCAATCAGACCTTGGTTCAAGGTGCGGATTGGCAGGATGAGATTTATCAAAACGGTTTTACACAAGAATATAATCTCAGTGTATCTGGCGGAAGTGAGAAAGGTTGGCATATGTTTTCCGGAAACTTTTTGAATCAGAGCGGTATTATTAAAAAATCGGATTACCAGCGTGTGGCTCTGCGAACAAATATCGGAAGGAAAGTAAGATCCTGGTTGGAGTTGGGTGCAAATATCAACTATACCAATGGTCTTACCAATTTTGCTAAATCAAATGCCTACGATTATGGAATCATCCGCTCGGCATTGATTTTTCCCGTAACCTACGGACCTGATATGAATACTATTGAATCGGATCAGCTAAATTGGCTGGCTTCAAATCCAGGTGTCTATGTCAATACCGCAAAAGATCAGCTTAAAGCAAACAATATATTTAGTTCGTCATATGCAAGTGTTAAGCTGTTGCCTTTTTTGACTTTTAGACAAAACTTTGGATTCTCTTACTCCAATAATAACCGTAATACCTATTATAACCGGAATACGCAGGAGGGGCGTTCACCAATCAATGGCAGCGGAGGCCAAAGTGATAACTGGTATCAAAGTCTTACCACAGAGTCTTTATTGACTTTTGATAAAACTATTTCACAGCATCATACTATAAATGTAGTCACAGGTTTTACCTATGAGCAGGCGAATTATGCGGCAAAAGCCATAACAGCTACAAATTTCCCCAATGATATCACAGGTGAGTTTGATATGGCAGCAGGATTAAACCCAGGACCTTTAGTCAGTAGCCGGGGCAGAACACAACTGGCCTCGGTTTTGGCAAGAGCAAACTATTCCTATAAAGGAAAATATATTGCTACGGCCTCTTTTCGTCGGGATGGCTCTAGCCGATTGACAATGGGACAGCAGTTTGCCAACTTCCTGTCGGGAGCCTTAGCTTGGCGACTTTCTGATGAACAGGTTATCAAAGATCTTGGGATCTTTAGTGACCTAAAATTACGCGCCAGCTATGGGCGAACTGGTAATCAGGGGGTCAATGCCTATCAGACCAAAGCATACTTAGGTGTGGCCAATTATCCATTAGGAGGGGCTTTGAGCAGTGGTTTTGCTGAGGTCGACTGGCGTGGAGCGCTAAATAAGGATCTCAAATGGGAAACTACAGACCAGTACAATCTAGGGTTGGATTTGGCTGTGCTCAATAACAGAATCCAATTTACAATCGATGCCTATTATAAAAAAACAAATGATCTGCTGCAAAATGTGAATATTGCTTCGAGCAATGGTATGAAAACACAATGGGTCAATTCGGGATATGTCACCAATAAGGGGATCGAGCTGACGGGAAAGTTTGCTGCAATGGATAAAGAAAACTTTAAATGGAATATTGATGCAAATATCTCATTCAACCGCAATGCCATAGGAGGGTTGACAGCCGACCGTTTTTCAGAAAGACTCTGGTACAATGCCGATAATATCTTTATCCAACGTAATGGCATGCCAATCGGTACAATGTTTGGCTATGTGGAAGATGGATTTTATGACAATGAGGCTGAAGTGCGTACCGATCCGACATATGCCAATGCAAGTGCCGCAGTTGTTCAATCAAAAATTGGAGAAATCAAATACCGTGATCTGAACGGTGACGGTGAGTTGACTGCCAGCGATCGTACTATTATCGGTAATACGAATCCAGATTTTGTTTTTGGTATTACCAACAATTTTAAATACAAAAATTTTACACTTGGTTTCTTTTGGCAGGGATCTATTGGGAACGATATTTTTAACGGAAATCTTATCGACATGAAAATGGCCAATATCGGGAATATCACAGAAGACATTTACAATAGTAGATGGACGGAAGAAAATAGGGGAAATGCTTTATGGCCAAAAGCTGTTGCAACTTACAACCGTACCATGCTCACCTCCGATCGTTATGTCGAGAACGGATCGTATGTCCGCCTTAAAAATGTAAACTTAGGATATACTTTTAAAAGTCCATTCAAGGGGCTCAATGCATTATATGTCTATGCTAGTGCAAACAATTTGCTAACAATAACTGATTACAGTTGGTTTGACCCTGATGTTAATGCTTTTGGAGGAGATGCCTCGCGAAAAGGTGTCGACATTTATTCTTACCCAAGTAGCAGAACATTTTCGATCGGATTGAAAGCTGATTTTTAA
- a CDS encoding RagB/SusD family nutrient uptake outer membrane protein, with product MATICTSGLSSCEKMVEEKKFDFVEPNDIPDSDEGVNQWTMGTYSKLLDDMFRWNLFPPSLEFDCDYMSGPDWSFGTLGAGNFQNNEYTSAMWEKPYAIIHRANLALENIEPMTKASQAVKNNGMGELYFLKAYSYFLLVRAFGEVPIRSASVNSGADLNEPRQPVSKVYAHIIELLTKAEELLYKNTDNGFHEGRVSAGAAASLLAKVYVTIGSSALQSGNVSVRGGQPYTMNGSEKVYTNPVSFTVAKKQVAGYETFNAQEYFSKARDKALQVINGEYGNYGLLSYDNLWSRANKNKTEHIWTLQSVTGDQKYGVTFSQAYGGNFNDQGFVQTGLWWGMRDHWYKLFESKDYRIVKGVMHRWVRQGGDTNGWVGGSYYPDNTEWSQKAQGYVDANGQNVAPVAPFNDGRQYQNQKNANYLAYLTKYSDVSNNKLERTDAPWYFLRFADVLLIYAEAANEADNSTAARTLALAKLNQIRERSNATPRRLAGDGNIDNQSAFRSAVLEERAMELALEGDRRWDLIRWGIYLDVMNRIGGTDEVGVVKVRSEKHLLYPIPISEVGVNTAILSNNPGWN from the coding sequence ATGGCAACAATCTGCACTTCTGGACTGAGTTCCTGTGAAAAGATGGTAGAAGAAAAGAAATTTGATTTTGTAGAACCTAATGATATTCCTGATTCGGATGAGGGTGTCAATCAATGGACAATGGGAACCTACAGTAAATTGCTGGACGATATGTTTCGATGGAATCTTTTTCCACCAAGCCTAGAGTTTGACTGCGATTATATGAGCGGGCCAGACTGGTCATTCGGTACGCTGGGGGCAGGAAACTTTCAGAACAATGAATACACATCGGCTATGTGGGAAAAGCCATATGCGATCATCCATCGTGCTAATCTGGCTCTGGAAAATATCGAACCGATGACAAAAGCCTCACAGGCCGTAAAGAATAATGGAATGGGCGAGCTTTATTTTTTAAAAGCTTATTCTTATTTTCTTTTGGTACGTGCCTTTGGTGAAGTACCTATTCGTTCTGCATCGGTCAATTCAGGCGCAGATCTTAATGAACCCCGACAGCCAGTAAGTAAAGTATATGCGCATATTATTGAGCTGCTCACAAAGGCAGAAGAACTTCTTTATAAGAATACAGACAATGGTTTTCATGAAGGTCGTGTTTCAGCAGGTGCGGCAGCAAGTTTACTGGCCAAAGTGTATGTAACAATCGGTTCGTCTGCATTGCAGTCTGGTAATGTTTCGGTAAGAGGTGGCCAGCCCTATACGATGAATGGAAGTGAAAAAGTATACACTAATCCAGTATCTTTTACTGTAGCTAAAAAACAGGTTGCTGGATATGAAACATTCAATGCGCAAGAGTATTTTTCAAAAGCTCGTGATAAGGCTCTGCAAGTGATTAATGGTGAGTATGGCAATTATGGCTTGTTAAGCTATGATAATCTTTGGTCTAGGGCCAATAAAAATAAAACTGAACATATCTGGACGCTACAGTCTGTCACCGGTGACCAAAAATATGGGGTAACTTTTTCTCAGGCTTACGGCGGAAATTTCAATGATCAGGGATTTGTGCAGACCGGGTTATGGTGGGGTATGCGTGACCATTGGTATAAACTTTTCGAAAGTAAAGATTACCGTATTGTGAAGGGGGTGATGCATCGTTGGGTTCGCCAGGGTGGAGATACCAATGGCTGGGTCGGAGGTTCTTATTATCCTGATAATACCGAATGGAGTCAAAAAGCACAGGGATATGTAGATGCTAACGGACAAAATGTAGCTCCTGTTGCTCCATTTAATGATGGACGTCAATATCAAAACCAAAAAAATGCTAATTATTTAGCATACCTGACCAAATATAGTGATGTCAGTAACAACAAACTCGAGCGTACAGATGCTCCTTGGTATTTTTTGCGCTTTGCAGATGTTTTACTCATCTATGCCGAAGCAGCTAATGAAGCAGACAACAGTACTGCAGCACGTACACTTGCGTTGGCAAAACTTAATCAAATACGTGAGCGCAGCAATGCGACGCCCCGTCGTCTTGCCGGAGATGGCAATATCGATAACCAAAGCGCATTCCGTTCAGCCGTTTTGGAAGAAAGAGCAATGGAGCTAGCACTTGAAGGTGACCGTCGCTGGGATCTGATCCGTTGGGGTATATACCTTGATGTGATGAACAGAATCGGAGGTACTGATGAAGTTGGCGTTGTTAAAGTCCGTTCGGAGAAACACCTGCTCTACCCAATACCAATTTCTGAAGTAGGTGTCAATACAGCAATTCTGTCAAATAATCCAGGCTGGAACTAA
- a CDS encoding glycosidase: protein MSTLFKQRLEEVEAAHYALLQRENTAISAGNGIYERYEYPVVTAAHTPLFWRYDLDEVTNPFLLERFGINGTFNAGAIKWNGKYLLVVRVEGNDRKSFFAIAESPNGIDNFKFWDFPIDLPETADPDTNVYDMRLIAHEDGWIYGIFCSERKDPNAVPGDLSSAVAAAGIVRTKNLKQWERLPDLISKSQQRNVVLHPEFVNGKYALYTRPQDGFIDTGSGGGIGWGLVDSMENAILDEETIINHRYYHTIKELKNGEGPAPIRTEKGWLHLAHGVRACAAGLRYVLYVYLTDLEKPEKLIAEPAGHLMAPRGDERIGDVSNVLFTNGWIADEDGKVFIYYASSDTRMHVAVSSVERLLDYCLSTAPDGMRSKKSVETLKDIISKNLKI, encoded by the coding sequence ATGAGTACATTATTTAAGCAACGTCTAGAAGAGGTTGAAGCAGCTCACTATGCCTTATTACAACGGGAAAATACAGCAATAAGTGCTGGAAATGGAATCTATGAGCGTTATGAGTACCCAGTGGTCACAGCCGCACATACACCGCTATTCTGGCGTTATGATCTGGATGAAGTGACAAATCCATTTTTGCTGGAGCGCTTTGGTATAAACGGTACTTTTAATGCTGGAGCAATCAAATGGAACGGAAAGTACTTGCTTGTGGTTCGGGTTGAAGGCAATGATCGTAAATCTTTTTTTGCCATAGCGGAAAGTCCAAATGGAATCGATAACTTCAAATTTTGGGATTTTCCGATTGACCTGCCTGAGACTGCAGACCCGGATACCAATGTCTATGATATGCGCCTGATAGCACATGAGGATGGATGGATCTATGGTATTTTTTGTTCAGAACGTAAAGATCCAAATGCTGTTCCTGGAGATCTGTCTTCGGCAGTTGCCGCCGCTGGGATAGTACGAACAAAAAATCTGAAACAATGGGAGAGGTTGCCAGATTTAATATCAAAAAGCCAACAACGTAACGTCGTTCTCCATCCGGAATTTGTGAATGGTAAATATGCCCTCTATACAAGGCCTCAAGATGGATTTATCGATACCGGAAGCGGAGGTGGAATTGGTTGGGGACTTGTCGATTCAATGGAAAATGCTATTTTGGATGAAGAAACGATTATTAATCATCGTTATTATCATACGATAAAGGAACTGAAAAATGGGGAGGGGCCAGCACCCATCAGGACCGAAAAGGGATGGTTGCATCTTGCTCATGGCGTTCGTGCCTGCGCAGCAGGACTTCGCTATGTTCTGTATGTATATTTGACTGATTTAGAAAAGCCAGAAAAGTTGATTGCTGAACCTGCTGGTCATCTGATGGCACCACGAGGTGATGAGCGCATAGGCGATGTCTCGAATGTTCTTTTCACGAATGGTTGGATTGCAGATGAAGACGGTAAAGTTTTTATCTATTATGCATCCAGTGATACACGCATGCATGTTGCAGTATCATCTGTCGAACGTTTATTGGACTACTGTCTAAGCACAGCCCCAGATGGTATGCGTTCAAAAAAATCTGTCGAAACATTGAAAGATATCATTTCTAAAAATTTAAAAATTTAA
- a CDS encoding glycoside hydrolase family 5 protein, which translates to MRKYIISSFIGICLLLCGISCNVAQVISNKEGDDMVSLHGKLRVSGTTLVDAKSDTISLHGVSLGWHNWWPRFYDSATVTWLKDDWKIKVVRAAIGVEPDGAYLQNPEVAMQKLYEVIDAAIANGVYVIVDWHAHHIHTSEAKLFFQTVARKYHAHPNIIYEIYNEPMDTSWEEIKKYAEEIIPAIRAIDPDNIILVGCPNWDQDIHLVADDPLIGFDNLMYTVHFYAGTHKQFLRDRADYALSKSIPIFISECAGMNADGDGDIDLEEWQLWKEWTQKNKISWVAWSIADKNESCSMIANSHVPSAGWSLEQLKTWGKLVRQDLRNMK; encoded by the coding sequence ATGCGAAAATATATAATCAGTAGTTTTATTGGGATTTGCTTATTGCTGTGCGGTATCTCGTGCAATGTCGCTCAGGTTATATCAAATAAGGAAGGCGATGATATGGTATCTCTTCACGGTAAACTTCGGGTTTCAGGAACGACACTTGTAGATGCGAAATCCGATACGATCTCCTTACATGGAGTGAGTTTAGGGTGGCATAATTGGTGGCCACGTTTTTACGACAGCGCGACAGTGACATGGTTGAAAGATGACTGGAAAATTAAGGTGGTTCGTGCTGCTATTGGTGTTGAACCCGATGGTGCTTATCTGCAAAATCCAGAAGTAGCGATGCAAAAACTTTATGAAGTGATTGATGCCGCTATTGCAAATGGGGTATACGTAATCGTGGATTGGCATGCGCATCATATACATACCAGTGAAGCTAAATTATTCTTCCAAACGGTGGCCAGAAAGTACCATGCTCATCCAAATATAATCTATGAGATTTATAATGAACCAATGGATACAAGCTGGGAAGAGATAAAGAAATATGCCGAAGAGATCATACCTGCCATTCGTGCCATTGATCCTGATAATATCATATTAGTAGGTTGTCCCAATTGGGATCAGGATATTCATCTGGTAGCAGATGACCCTCTAATAGGATTTGATAATTTAATGTATACCGTACATTTTTATGCAGGGACACATAAACAGTTTTTGCGCGATCGTGCCGACTATGCACTTAGCAAGAGCATACCAATTTTTATCTCCGAATGTGCGGGTATGAATGCCGATGGTGACGGCGATATTGATTTGGAAGAATGGCAACTTTGGAAAGAATGGACACAAAAAAATAAGATTAGCTGGGTTGCCTGGTCAATAGCAGATAAAAATGAAAGTTGCTCGATGATTGCTAACAGTCATGTTCCAAGTGCCGGATGGTCCTTAGAACAACTTAAGACATGGGGGAAACTCGTAAGGCAGGATTTAAGAAATATGAAATAA
- a CDS encoding glycan-binding surface protein yields the protein MKKLNRSIIYFILLSSMSATVISCQKDIVNFKESYDGELTSNGAPLIQKVSTAGDLTTGISSGALTDMIVLQGENLAEVKSIKLNDVDVDLSTVYAVRSRITLPIPRVVPTEINNKVTVVTTKGSAEFPFEVKIPDLVVEGLFNEFVAAGDTAILVGKYLDLYKLDTLEGVFSINNIPLKPIRSVADSVYFVIPTATAEGATLALSSPLVAVPKQVRFREKGLSMLDIKSLSAYVTDGKANGDPQLLPGFDRFLRIQQSFAAWSWNGVFWSGFDLNDAAVLANPKDYYVKFEINTKSTASISQGNFILGGDRQETRWNPAENGALNTYGKWKTMRVDLTDFYKDVSQSNGTYLNTGWNGFVFSYQPTVDVEDDFSICNFRIVKK from the coding sequence ATGAAAAAATTGAATCGTTCTATTATATATTTTATACTGTTGAGCAGCATGTCTGCAACAGTAATTTCTTGTCAAAAGGATATCGTCAACTTTAAAGAAAGCTATGATGGAGAGTTAACCTCCAATGGTGCCCCTCTCATTCAAAAAGTCTCTACTGCAGGCGATCTGACAACAGGAATCAGTAGCGGAGCGTTGACGGATATGATTGTGCTTCAGGGGGAAAACCTCGCAGAGGTAAAGTCCATCAAATTGAATGATGTCGATGTGGATCTCAGTACCGTATATGCCGTAAGATCGCGGATTACATTACCGATCCCTCGTGTAGTTCCTACTGAGATCAACAATAAGGTGACTGTAGTGACTACCAAAGGGAGTGCGGAGTTTCCGTTTGAAGTTAAAATACCCGATCTGGTAGTGGAGGGTTTATTCAATGAGTTTGTGGCGGCAGGAGATACGGCAATACTCGTCGGTAAATATCTGGACCTGTACAAATTGGACACCTTGGAGGGCGTGTTTTCGATCAATAATATACCTTTGAAACCGATACGTAGCGTTGCCGACTCGGTCTATTTTGTCATACCTACGGCAACAGCCGAGGGCGCTACGCTCGCATTGTCCAGTCCCTTAGTGGCGGTTCCAAAGCAAGTTCGCTTCCGAGAAAAGGGGCTCTCTATGTTAGATATAAAGTCGCTTTCTGCCTATGTAACGGATGGGAAAGCTAATGGTGACCCACAATTATTGCCTGGATTTGACCGGTTTTTACGAATACAACAATCTTTTGCTGCCTGGTCTTGGAATGGTGTTTTTTGGTCTGGATTTGATTTGAACGATGCTGCGGTATTGGCAAATCCCAAAGATTACTATGTTAAATTTGAAATTAATACCAAAAGTACGGCTTCCATTAGTCAGGGTAATTTCATTCTTGGAGGTGATAGGCAGGAAACCCGCTGGAACCCAGCTGAAAATGGTGCCTTGAATACCTATGGTAAGTGGAAGACCATGCGTGTAGATCTAACTGATTTTTATAAAGATGTTTCCCAGAGTAATGGTACTTACCTCAATACAGGCTGGAATGGATTTGTGTTTTCATATCAACCAACAGTGGATGTTGAGGACGATTTCAGTATATGTAATTTTCGGATAGTCAAAAAATAG